The Euphorbia lathyris chromosome 8, ddEupLath1.1, whole genome shotgun sequence genome has a window encoding:
- the LOC136203744 gene encoding nudix hydrolase 20, chloroplastic-like: MLLGCSAAVSPSFQFAAVMSMAYPYRIPITHNLFWQKHGFSLHLISISISSKSQPNRITSSPLRPLVTSFTPIKSNSVPLVTDTTSGNINTFTWDDVVRLSQPQPAPTHSSDLSPFFDKIQLCNRGSELQSDFLQFIIEDQLVGYLHHGFVDLLRRFSDVFIFPQSNSHGSRFRNYVTLHESLKTAEDRTRFVAEVIRCLGEEKVIPGIRNELYPVVSSFGSQVYFSLERAAAPYFGIKAYGVHMNGFVERDEEKFLWIGKRSALKPTYPGMLDHLAAGGLPYGISCGENIVKECEEEAGIPLSISQQAIPVGAVSYIDIEGFRYKRDVLFCYDLKLPDSFIPESRDGEVESFKLIPVKNVANVIRKTHFFKPNCSLVIIDFLFRHGYISPECLGYLDLLQRLKNGDCS; the protein is encoded by the exons ATGCTCTTAGGCTGCAGTGCAGCGGTTTCTCCGTCCTTCCAGTTTGCAGCTGTTATGAGTATGGCGTATCCCTATCGTATTCCTATCACCCACAATCTCTTTTGGCAAAAACATGGTTTCTCATTACATTTGATCTCCATTTCTATATCCTCTAAATCTCAACCAAACAGAATCACATCGTCTCCATTACGCCCACTTGTTACTTCTTTCACTCCAATAAAATCCAACTCTGTACCACTTGTTACTGATACTACTTCTGGCAACATCAATACCTTCACTTGGGACGACGTGGTTCGACTCTCTCAGCCTCAACCTGCTCCTACTCATTCCTCAGATCTCTCTCCCTTCTTCGACAAGATCCAACTCTGCAATCGCGGCTCT GAGTTGCAGTCTGACTTCTTGCAATTCATAATTGAAGATCAACTTGTTGGTTATTTACATCATGG TTTCGTTGACCTGTTGAGGAGGTTCAGTGATGTGTTTATTTTTCCTCAAAGTAATTCCCATGGAAGCCGGTTTAGGAACTATGTTACTTTACATGAAAGCCTCAAGACTGCAGAGGATAGGACTAGATTTGTTGCTGAAGTTATCAGATGCTTAGGAGAAGAAAAAGTGATTCCAGGTATTCGAAATGAG CTGTATCCTGTGGTATCATCCTTTGGTTCACAAGTCTATTTTTCATTAGAACGTGCTGCAGCACCTTATTTTGGAATAAAG GCCTATGGAGTTCACATGAATGGCTTCGTggaaagagatgaagagaaaTTTCTTTGGATAGGAAAGAGGAGTGCTCTGAAACCCACCTACCCAGGGATGCTTGATCATCTTGCTGCTGGTGGACTG CCTTATGGGATATCTTGTGGAGAGAATATTGTGAAGGAATGTGAAGAGGAAGCAGGAATACCTTTGTCCATCTCTCAACA AGCCATTCCAGTCGGTGCTGTTTCATACATAGATATTgaagggtttagatacaagagagatGTACTATTTTGTTACGATTTGAAACTTCCTGACAGTTTTATACCTGAGAGTCGAG ATGGAGAAGTGGAGAGTTTCAAGTTGATCCCTGTGAAGAATGTGGCAAATGTTATTCGAAAGACGCATTTTTTCAAGCCAAATTGCTCTCTTGTGATCATTGATTTCCTATTTCGACATGG GTACATTTCTCCTGAATGCTTGGGATACTTGGACCTATTACAACGTTTGAAGAATGGAGACTGCTCCTAG